A genome region from Campylobacterota bacterium includes the following:
- the gmk gene encoding guanylate kinase has translation MNLESGAILVLSGPSGAGKSSLIAKIIDHIGPTYFSISTTTRPMREGETDGVHYHFVSEEEFKRDVEQEMFLEYAVVHGNYYGTSLGPVKQALKEGKLVIFDIDVQGHDAVQNRLADITTSVFITTPTLEELKRRLYGRSTDSDEIIAKRIEMAKREVQRISEYDFLVVNDDLDTAAEVLVSIAKAARMKIPTLRINEFVQRWEAQG, from the coding sequence GTGAATCTCGAAAGCGGAGCGATCCTTGTCCTCTCCGGCCCCAGCGGGGCGGGGAAAAGTTCCCTGATCGCCAAAATCATCGATCACATCGGGCCTACCTATTTTTCCATTTCGACGACAACCCGGCCGATGCGCGAGGGAGAGACCGACGGTGTCCACTACCACTTTGTGAGCGAAGAGGAGTTCAAGCGCGACGTCGAGCAGGAGATGTTTCTCGAATACGCGGTGGTCCACGGCAATTACTACGGGACGTCCCTGGGACCGGTGAAGCAGGCATTGAAAGAAGGGAAGCTTGTCATTTTCGATATCGACGTTCAGGGGCATGACGCGGTGCAGAACCGGCTGGCCGATATTACGACGTCGGTCTTTATCACGACCCCGACTCTTGAAGAGCTCAAACGGCGTCTTTACGGCCGCTCTACCGACAGCGACGAGATCATCGCCAAGCGGATCGAGATGGCCAAGCGTGAGGTGCAGCGGATCAGCGAATACGATTTCCTGGTGGTCAACGACGATCTCGATACCGCCGCCGAAGTGCTGGTGTCCATCGCCAAAGCCGCGCGCATGAAGATCCCTACGCTCCGGATCAACGAGTTCGTGCAGAGGTGGGAAGCGCAAGGATAA
- a CDS encoding twin-arginine translocase TatA/TatE family subunit: protein MSMPSGTELLLIFGIVILLFGAKKIPDLAKGIGQGIRNFKKEMKEEEPAAPTASATPEAPKQVETSTTASVEAPKDQVKQA, encoded by the coding sequence ATGAGTATGCCAAGCGGAACCGAATTATTACTGATTTTCGGGATTGTCATTTTGTTGTTCGGTGCGAAAAAAATCCCCGATCTGGCCAAAGGAATCGGACAGGGCATCCGTAATTTCAAAAAAGAGATGAAAGAAGAAGAGCCTGCCGCTCCTACCGCTTCCGCCACTCCCGAAGCCCCCAAGCAAGTTGAAACGTCTACGACCGCCAGCGTAGAAGCTCCCAAAGACCAAGTCAAGCAAGCGTAA